A window from Pokkaliibacter sp. MBI-7 encodes these proteins:
- the rplX gene encoding 50S ribosomal protein L24, producing MRKIRRDDEVIVIAGKDKGKRGKVLAVLKDDRLIVSGINMVKKHQKPNPLLNQSGGIVEKEAGIATSNVAIFNPKSGKGDRVGFKILEDGSKVRVFKSTQEIIGA from the coding sequence ATGCGTAAAATTAGACGTGACGATGAAGTAATCGTTATCGCCGGTAAAGATAAAGGCAAGCGCGGTAAAGTGCTGGCCGTTCTGAAAGATGATCGTCTCATCGTTTCTGGCATCAACATGGTCAAAAAGCACCAGAAGCCTAACCCGCTTCTGAACCAATCAGGTGGTATCGTTGAGAAGGAAGCGGGAATCGCAACTTCTAATGTTGCTATCTTCAATCCAAAGAGTGGTAAGGGCGACCGCGTAGGCTTCAAGATCCTTGAGGATGGAAGCAAAGTGCGTGTGTTCAAGTCCACTCAAGAAATTATTGGTGCTTAA
- the rplV gene encoding 50S ribosomal protein L22: MEAVAKLTGARLSAQKARLVADLIRGKGIDEALNILAFSTKKGAQIVKKVLESAVANAEHNEGADVDELKVATIMVDEGPTMKRIMPRAKGRADRILKRTCHITIKVAER; encoded by the coding sequence ATGGAAGCTGTAGCTAAGCTGACTGGCGCGCGCCTTTCTGCACAGAAAGCCCGCCTGGTCGCTGATTTGATCCGTGGCAAGGGCATTGATGAAGCGCTGAATATTTTGGCTTTCAGCACCAAAAAAGGTGCTCAGATTGTCAAGAAAGTGCTGGAGTCTGCCGTTGCTAACGCTGAGCACAACGAAGGTGCTGATGTTGATGAGCTGAAAGTGGCGACCATCATGGTTGATGAAGGTCCTACTATGAAGCGCATCATGCCGCGTGCGAAAGGTCGTGCAGATCGCATCCTGAAGCGCACCTGCCACATCACCATCAAGGTCGCTGAGCGTTAA
- the rplC gene encoding 50S ribosomal protein L3 gives MTIGVIGRKAGMTRIFTEDGASVPVTVIEVEPNRVTQVKTVETDGYTAVQVTTGSRRASLVSKPLAGHYAKAGVEAGRGLWEFRLQEGQTFNVGDQLTVAQFEAGQKIDVAGQSKGKGFQGGIKRHNFLSQDATHGNSVSHRAPGSIGQCQTPGRVFKGKKMAGHMGAERVTVQSLEIVRVDAERNLLLVKGAVPGATGGDLIIQPAVKARA, from the coding sequence ATGACAATTGGTGTAATCGGAAGAAAAGCGGGCATGACTCGCATTTTTACCGAAGATGGTGCTTCTGTACCTGTCACTGTTATCGAAGTGGAACCCAACCGTGTTACCCAGGTTAAAACCGTTGAAACTGATGGTTACACCGCTGTACAGGTAACTACCGGTTCACGTCGTGCTTCTCTGGTCAGCAAGCCGCTGGCTGGTCACTATGCCAAAGCTGGTGTTGAAGCGGGTCGTGGTCTGTGGGAATTCCGTTTGCAAGAAGGTCAGACTTTCAACGTTGGCGATCAGCTGACTGTTGCTCAGTTTGAAGCTGGTCAGAAAATTGACGTTGCCGGCCAATCCAAGGGTAAAGGCTTCCAGGGTGGTATTAAACGCCACAACTTCCTGAGCCAAGACGCTACCCACGGTAACTCTGTTTCTCACCGTGCGCCTGGTTCAATCGGTCAGTGCCAGACCCCCGGTCGCGTTTTCAAAGGTAAGAAAATGGCAGGCCACATGGGTGCTGAGCGCGTAACCGTTCAGTCACTGGAAATCGTTCGCGTTGACGCTGAGCGCAATCTGCTGCTGGTCAAGGGTGCTGTTCCTGGTGCTACCGGCGGTGACCTGATTATTCAACCAGCTGTTAAAGCACGCGCCTAA
- a CDS encoding TetR/AcrR family transcriptional regulator → MTTPVQAAPVKMGRIRLKRRAAILAAAEQEFACNGFKGTSTSAIAERAGLAKAQVHYYFGSKEDLYQEVLATIMNQWNLTLEDITADDEPAEVLSRYVRAKMHFSRERPELSKIFASEVLRGAPILQTYLGKQQYEWVQSRAAVIRAWVEQGKMRRIDPVQLIIYLWALTQHYADFNTQVLAVMGKDCLTDEEYVELTDQLIDMVLVGCGIATRNASTQVG, encoded by the coding sequence ATGACTACGCCTGTTCAGGCCGCACCGGTAAAAATGGGTCGCATTCGACTGAAGCGCAGGGCTGCCATTCTGGCAGCTGCAGAACAGGAGTTTGCCTGTAACGGTTTCAAGGGTACCAGTACTAGCGCTATCGCTGAGCGGGCTGGGCTGGCAAAAGCTCAGGTGCACTACTATTTCGGCAGCAAGGAAGATCTCTATCAAGAGGTGCTGGCAACGATTATGAACCAGTGGAACCTCACTCTTGAAGACATTACTGCCGATGATGAACCTGCAGAAGTGTTGTCACGTTATGTGCGTGCCAAGATGCACTTTTCCCGCGAGCGCCCGGAGCTGTCGAAAATTTTTGCTTCAGAGGTATTGCGTGGAGCGCCCATTCTTCAGACCTATCTAGGCAAACAGCAGTACGAGTGGGTGCAGTCTCGTGCCGCAGTTATTCGTGCCTGGGTAGAGCAGGGGAAAATGCGCAGGATTGATCCTGTGCAACTCATCATCTACCTCTGGGCCTTGACTCAGCACTATGCTGATTTCAATACTCAGGTGCTGGCTGTGATGGGCAAGGATTGTCTGACAGATGAAGAGTATGTGGAACTGACCGATCAGTTGATTGATATGGTGCTGGTCGGGTGCGGTATCGCGACCAGAAATGCTTCGACCCAGGTCGGGTAA
- the rpsS gene encoding 30S ribosomal protein S19 has protein sequence MPRSLKKGPFIDLHLLKKVEAAVEKGEKRPIKTWSRRSTIFPQFVGLTIAVHNGRQHVPVFVTEDMVGHKLGEFAATRTFKGHAADKKAKR, from the coding sequence GTGCCACGTTCACTTAAGAAAGGTCCTTTTATCGACCTTCATTTGCTGAAGAAGGTAGAGGCTGCAGTAGAGAAGGGCGAAAAGCGTCCAATCAAAACCTGGTCGCGTCGCTCTACTATCTTCCCTCAATTCGTAGGGTTGACTATTGCAGTCCATAATGGTCGCCAGCACGTACCGGTGTTCGTCACCGAAGACATGGTGGGTCATAAGTTGGGTGAGTTTGCTGCTACACGTACCTTCAAAGGTCACGCAGCAGACAAGAAGGCTAAACGGTAA
- the rplD gene encoding 50S ribosomal protein L4, with the protein MNLTIAGAQGTVEVSELTFGKEFNEALVHQVVTAYLAAARQGSKASLSRSEVSGGGMKPWRQKGTGRARVGSTNSPLWRSGGVTFAHSPRNYEQKVNKKMYRAAIRCILSELVRQERLVVVEDLKVETPKTKAFVAQLETLGLNDVLVVSDSVEQNLYLAARNLPHVDVRDVAGVDPVSLVGHQKVLVTVPALKKFEELLG; encoded by the coding sequence ATGAATCTGACTATTGCCGGAGCTCAAGGTACGGTTGAAGTGTCCGAGCTGACCTTCGGAAAAGAATTCAACGAAGCATTGGTACACCAGGTTGTAACAGCCTACTTGGCTGCTGCTCGCCAAGGTAGCAAAGCTAGCCTGTCTCGCTCTGAAGTAAGTGGCGGTGGCATGAAGCCATGGCGCCAGAAGGGTACTGGTCGTGCCCGTGTTGGTTCCACCAATAGCCCTCTGTGGCGTAGCGGTGGTGTGACTTTCGCTCACAGTCCTCGTAACTACGAGCAGAAAGTTAACAAAAAAATGTATCGTGCAGCTATTCGTTGCATCCTGTCTGAACTGGTTCGTCAGGAGCGTCTGGTAGTTGTCGAAGACCTGAAAGTTGAAACCCCAAAAACTAAGGCGTTCGTAGCTCAGCTCGAAACCTTGGGTCTCAATGATGTACTGGTCGTGTCTGATAGCGTCGAGCAGAATCTGTACCTGGCCGCTCGTAACCTGCCTCACGTTGACGTGCGTGATGTGGCTGGTGTTGATCCAGTCTCTCTGGTAGGTCACCAAAAGGTTCTGGTAACTGTTCCTGCTCTGAAAAAGTTTGAGGAGTTGCTGGGATGA
- the rpsN gene encoding 30S ribosomal protein S14 has protein sequence MAKISMKNREAKRTETVAKHAAKRAELKAIIANPATSDDDRWDALVALQKLPRDASPVRQQRRCQLTGRPHGVYRKFGLSRIMLREAAMRGDVPGLKKASW, from the coding sequence ATGGCTAAAATCAGTATGAAAAATCGCGAAGCAAAGCGAACTGAGACCGTTGCCAAGCACGCCGCCAAGCGTGCTGAACTGAAGGCAATTATTGCCAATCCGGCTACTTCTGACGATGACCGTTGGGATGCTCTGGTAGCTCTGCAGAAGCTGCCACGTGATGCTAGTCCTGTTCGTCAGCAGCGTCGCTGCCAGCTGACAGGCCGTCCTCACGGAGTTTATCGCAAGTTTGGTCTGTCACGTATTATGCTGCGTGAAGCGGCAATGCGTGGTGATGTGCCAGGCTTGAAGAAAGCTAGTTGGTAA
- the rpsQ gene encoding 30S ribosomal protein S17, with protein sequence MEKVIRTETGRVISDKMDKTITVLIERKVKHPIYGKYVKRSTKLKAHDETNECQIGDLVTIQETRPFSKTKTWKLVKIEERAAKV encoded by the coding sequence ATGGAAAAAGTAATTCGCACTGAGACCGGTCGGGTTATCAGCGACAAGATGGATAAAACCATCACTGTCCTGATTGAGCGTAAAGTAAAGCACCCGATTTACGGCAAGTATGTGAAGCGCTCAACCAAGCTGAAAGCTCATGATGAAACTAATGAGTGTCAGATTGGTGATCTGGTAACCATCCAAGAAACACGTCCTTTTTCAAAGACTAAAACTTGGAAGCTGGTTAAGATTGAAGAGCGCGCCGCGAAGGTGTAA
- the rplN gene encoding 50S ribosomal protein L14: protein MIQTESMLDVADNSGAKRVQCIKVLGGSHRRYAGIGDIVKVTVKEAIPRGKVKKGQVMNAVVVRTKKGVRRSDGSLIRFDVNSAVLLNNKLEPIGTRIFGPVTRELRGEKFMKIISLAPEVL from the coding sequence ATGATTCAGACAGAAAGTATGCTGGACGTCGCTGACAACAGCGGTGCCAAGCGTGTGCAATGTATCAAGGTGTTGGGCGGTTCACACCGTCGCTACGCTGGAATTGGTGACATTGTAAAAGTAACCGTAAAGGAAGCTATTCCTCGCGGTAAGGTGAAGAAGGGACAGGTGATGAACGCAGTGGTTGTTCGCACCAAGAAGGGCGTGCGCCGTTCTGACGGTTCTCTGATTCGTTTTGATGTGAATTCTGCCGTGCTGTTGAATAACAAGCTTGAGCCGATCGGTACACGTATTTTTGGGCCGGTAACGCGCGAGCTGCGTGGTGAAAAATTCATGAAAATCATTTCCCTGGCTCCTGAAGTGCTATAA
- the rpsC gene encoding 30S ribosomal protein S3: protein MGQKVHPTGYRLGVTKDHTSVWYAGRGEYAKKLLNDLQVRKYLEDKLKAASVSRIEIERPANNARITIHTARPGIVIGKKGEDVEKLRQDISGMMGVPVHINIEEIRKPELDAKLTAQSVAQQLERRVMFRRAMKRAVQNAMRLGAKGIKIQVSGRLGGAEIARTEWYREGRVPLHTLRADIDYNTAEAHTTYGVIGVKVWIFKGEVLGGIEQVRAEKNAPKKKGK from the coding sequence ATGGGTCAGAAAGTACATCCTACAGGCTACCGACTGGGTGTCACCAAGGATCACACCTCTGTGTGGTACGCCGGTCGTGGCGAATATGCCAAGAAGCTGCTGAACGATCTTCAGGTGCGCAAGTATCTGGAAGACAAGCTGAAAGCGGCATCTGTTAGCCGTATTGAAATCGAGCGTCCTGCAAACAACGCTCGTATCACCATTCATACTGCTCGTCCCGGTATCGTGATTGGCAAGAAAGGTGAAGATGTTGAAAAACTGCGTCAGGATATTTCTGGCATGATGGGCGTTCCAGTCCATATCAACATCGAAGAAATTCGTAAGCCTGAGCTGGATGCTAAGCTGACTGCACAGTCAGTAGCGCAGCAGCTGGAGCGTCGTGTTATGTTCCGTCGTGCTATGAAGCGCGCGGTTCAGAATGCAATGCGTCTGGGTGCCAAGGGTATCAAGATTCAGGTTTCTGGTCGTTTGGGTGGTGCTGAGATCGCGCGTACCGAATGGTATCGCGAGGGTCGTGTACCTCTGCACACTTTGCGTGCCGACATCGACTACAACACTGCCGAAGCACACACCACTTATGGTGTGATCGGTGTGAAAGTGTGGATCTTCAAGGGTGAGGTTCTGGGTGGTATCGAACAGGTACGTGCCGAGAAAAACGCGCCTAAGAAGAAAGGCAAGTAA
- a CDS encoding putative metalloprotease CJM1_0395 family protein: MLISSLGLTYQPTTASTPPAPQAAANLTELTVAQQVTAPPLNNGSQNQQQSSGQGSSLLQDREGELRAKERIATNAAKTSGNTSTVGEQLSTADQQQVDELQSRDQQVKDHERAHSNAAGQYGGSPQYDYTRGPDGRLYATDGEVSVDTSPVPNNPQETIEKAQAIIKAARAPVDPSAQDDKIALEAQRMLAEAQAELARDQAKENQQTQQQAQQQLQDDTSTQARALEQIQERIEPLASQAVQGGDDASSASGRGASDAQAAQSDTAQSTAANGETVPIPPTPVDDQLAKVQQQLREINRRLVELGVYSRLYPSGGFVNTQA; this comes from the coding sequence GTGCTGATTTCAAGCCTGGGGCTGACCTATCAACCCACTACTGCTTCAACGCCGCCTGCTCCTCAGGCAGCAGCTAATCTTACTGAGCTGACAGTCGCCCAGCAGGTTACTGCGCCTCCGTTAAATAATGGCTCACAGAATCAGCAGCAGTCTTCCGGACAGGGCTCCAGCTTATTGCAGGACAGGGAGGGGGAGCTACGCGCAAAAGAGCGTATCGCCACCAATGCCGCTAAAACATCTGGCAATACATCAACCGTTGGTGAGCAATTATCAACGGCAGATCAGCAGCAGGTGGATGAGCTGCAGTCGCGTGATCAGCAGGTTAAAGATCATGAGCGGGCTCACTCCAATGCGGCGGGTCAATACGGAGGCTCGCCTCAGTATGATTACACCCGGGGACCAGACGGGCGCTTGTATGCTACAGACGGTGAGGTATCAGTAGACACCTCACCCGTGCCGAACAACCCTCAGGAAACCATCGAAAAGGCACAGGCTATTATCAAGGCGGCCCGTGCTCCCGTTGATCCTTCTGCGCAGGATGACAAGATTGCGCTTGAGGCTCAGCGTATGCTGGCTGAAGCTCAGGCTGAACTGGCCAGAGACCAGGCCAAGGAGAATCAGCAGACCCAGCAACAAGCGCAGCAGCAGCTACAGGATGATACGTCAACTCAGGCGCGTGCATTGGAGCAGATACAGGAGCGCATTGAGCCGCTGGCGAGTCAAGCTGTGCAAGGAGGCGATGACGCTTCGTCTGCATCTGGGCGGGGAGCTAGTGACGCACAGGCTGCCCAGAGCGACACTGCTCAATCTACTGCTGCTAATGGTGAAACGGTGCCCATTCCCCCCACGCCTGTGGATGATCAGCTAGCCAAAGTCCAGCAGCAGCTTCGGGAGATCAATCGGCGTCTCGTCGAACTCGGTGTTTATTCCCGGCTCTATCCCTCAGGTGGTTTTGTTAACACTCAGGCCTGA
- the rplP gene encoding 50S ribosomal protein L16 gives MLQPKRTKFRKMHKGRNRGLALRGNKVSFGDFGLKTTERGRITARQIEAARRAMTRHVKRGGKIWIRVFPDKPITEKPLEVRMGSGKGSVEYWVAEVQPGKVLFEMEGVAESLAQEAFALAAAKLPVETTFVKRTVM, from the coding sequence ATGCTGCAACCTAAGCGTACAAAATTCCGCAAAATGCACAAAGGTCGTAACCGTGGCCTGGCGCTGCGCGGAAACAAAGTCAGCTTCGGCGACTTTGGTTTGAAGACGACTGAGCGCGGCCGTATCACTGCTCGTCAGATTGAAGCGGCTCGTCGCGCAATGACCCGTCACGTAAAACGTGGTGGTAAGATTTGGATCCGTGTATTCCCCGACAAACCCATTACCGAGAAGCCTCTTGAAGTGCGTATGGGTAGTGGTAAAGGTAGCGTGGAATACTGGGTGGCTGAAGTTCAGCCTGGCAAGGTTCTGTTCGAGATGGAAGGTGTTGCTGAGTCCCTGGCTCAGGAGGCTTTCGCTCTGGCAGCTGCCAAGCTTCCGGTTGAAACCACCTTTGTTAAGCGGACGGTAATGTAA
- the rplE gene encoding 50S ribosomal protein L5 — protein MSRLKELYKKEVVAKLTEQFGYDNPMQVPRITKITLNMGVGEAVGDKKQIESAVADMTAISGQKPVVTLARKSVAGFKIREGWPIGCKVTLRGERMWEFLDRLIDIAVPRIRDFRGLNGKSFDGRGNYSMGVKEQIIFPEIEYDKVDKLRGMDITITTTAVTNDEGRALLAALNFPFRK, from the coding sequence ATGTCACGCTTGAAAGAGCTGTACAAGAAAGAAGTGGTGGCCAAACTGACTGAGCAGTTTGGTTACGACAACCCGATGCAGGTTCCTCGCATCACCAAGATCACTCTGAACATGGGTGTGGGTGAGGCTGTAGGTGACAAGAAACAGATCGAGAGCGCGGTTGCAGATATGACTGCAATCAGTGGTCAGAAGCCTGTGGTAACGCTGGCGCGTAAATCCGTTGCTGGTTTCAAAATTCGTGAAGGTTGGCCCATCGGCTGCAAGGTAACTCTGCGCGGCGAACGTATGTGGGAATTCCTGGATCGTCTGATTGATATCGCTGTTCCACGTATCCGTGACTTCCGTGGTCTTAATGGTAAGTCCTTCGACGGTCGTGGCAACTACAGCATGGGTGTTAAAGAGCAGATCATTTTCCCCGAAATCGAATATGACAAGGTGGATAAGCTGCGTGGTATGGACATCACTATTACCACAACAGCAGTGACCAACGATGAAGGTCGTGCCCTTCTCGCTGCTCTGAACTTCCCGTTCCGTAAGTAA
- the rplW gene encoding 50S ribosomal protein L23: MNQERIFKILLGPHISEKATIVAEGAQQVVFRVTQDATRVEIKKAVEELFNVKVEKVNVLNAKGKTKRTARGLGRRANIRKAYVRLAEGHDIDFVGAE, from the coding sequence ATGAACCAAGAGCGCATCTTCAAAATTCTGCTCGGTCCACACATCTCCGAGAAAGCAACCATCGTAGCCGAAGGCGCGCAGCAGGTTGTATTCCGTGTGACTCAGGACGCGACCCGTGTTGAGATCAAGAAAGCCGTAGAAGAGCTGTTCAACGTCAAAGTTGAAAAGGTCAACGTGCTGAATGCCAAAGGCAAGACCAAGCGTACTGCTCGTGGTCTGGGCCGTCGCGCCAATATCCGTAAGGCTTATGTGCGTCTGGCTGAAGGTCATGATATTGACTTCGTTGGCGCTGAGTAA
- the rpmC gene encoding 50S ribosomal protein L29, giving the protein MKTAELRDKSVAELQQVLLGLLKDQFNLRMQKASGQLAQTHLLGNVRRDISRVKTVLNEKAGN; this is encoded by the coding sequence ATGAAAACTGCAGAACTGCGTGATAAATCCGTAGCTGAGCTGCAGCAGGTGTTGCTGGGTCTGCTGAAAGACCAGTTCAACCTGCGTATGCAGAAAGCTTCTGGGCAGCTGGCTCAGACTCACTTGCTCGGCAATGTCCGTCGCGACATCAGCCGTGTAAAGACGGTGCTGAACGAGAAGGCTGGTAACTAA
- the rplB gene encoding 50S ribosomal protein L2 → MAIVKCKPTSAGRRHVVKVVNQDLHKGAPYAPLVEQLSKSGGRNNNGRITTRHIGGGHKRHYRLVDFKRSKDGIPAVVERLEYDPNRSAHLALLKYADGERRYIIAPKGVKAGDKIQSGVDAPIKAGNALQLRNIPVGSTVHCIELKPGKGAQLGRSAGAAAQLVAREGQYATLRLRSGEMRKVHIDCRATLGEVGNSEHSLRNLGKAGASRWRGVRPTVRGVAMNPVDHPHGGGEGRTSGGRHPVTPWGVPTKGYKTRKNKRTTKMIVRRRTAK, encoded by the coding sequence ATGGCAATCGTTAAATGTAAACCGACCTCTGCTGGCCGTCGCCACGTAGTAAAGGTTGTTAACCAAGATCTGCATAAGGGTGCTCCCTATGCTCCTCTGGTTGAGCAGCTGAGTAAGTCTGGCGGTCGTAACAACAACGGTCGTATCACTACTCGCCATATTGGTGGTGGTCACAAGCGTCATTACCGTCTGGTTGACTTCAAACGTAGCAAGGATGGTATCCCTGCTGTTGTAGAGCGTCTGGAATATGATCCTAACCGCTCTGCGCATCTGGCGCTGTTGAAGTACGCTGATGGTGAGCGTCGCTATATCATTGCTCCCAAGGGTGTAAAAGCTGGCGACAAAATCCAGTCTGGTGTGGACGCGCCAATCAAAGCGGGTAACGCTTTGCAACTGCGTAACATTCCCGTTGGTAGCACTGTTCACTGTATCGAGCTGAAGCCTGGTAAAGGTGCTCAGCTGGGCCGTTCTGCTGGTGCTGCTGCACAGCTTGTTGCTCGTGAAGGTCAGTATGCGACTCTGCGTCTGCGTTCTGGCGAAATGCGCAAAGTGCACATCGACTGCCGTGCGACCCTGGGTGAAGTGGGCAACTCTGAGCATAGCCTGCGTAATCTGGGTAAAGCTGGTGCTTCTCGTTGGCGTGGTGTTCGTCCCACCGTTCGTGGTGTGGCGATGAACCCTGTAGATCACCCGCATGGTGGTGGTGAAGGTCGTACCTCTGGTGGCCGTCACCCAGTTACTCCATGGGGCGTTCCAACCAAGGGTTACAAGACTCGCAAGAACAAGCGCACCACTAAAATGATCGTGCGCCGTCGCACTGCCAAGTAA
- a CDS encoding alpha/beta fold hydrolase translates to MLSLNFQRIGTGPTLLILHGLFGSLDNWGSVTRQLSEHFDVISVDLRNHGRSEHAKPHSYPAMCQDVIDLLSQLKLSRVLLMGHSMGGKVAMQLALQAPSLIERLIVVDIAPVHYPRHHDDVFRGLEQLDLTQLTSRSQADQQLQPYIEDSSVRLFLLKNLYRNESGQFAWRFNLTTLREDYDQISQAPSGSPYQGPTLFIKGERSAYITAEYRDAIVQLFPQAGYKVIQNAGHWPHAEKPELFLRIVNRFLQADN, encoded by the coding sequence ATGTTGTCACTGAACTTTCAGCGTATCGGCACCGGTCCTACGCTGCTTATTCTGCACGGCCTGTTCGGCTCGTTAGATAACTGGGGCAGCGTCACCCGCCAGCTGTCAGAACACTTTGACGTCATCAGTGTCGATTTGCGCAACCACGGTCGCTCAGAACACGCAAAACCGCATAGTTATCCTGCCATGTGTCAGGATGTTATCGACCTTCTCAGCCAGCTTAAGCTATCCCGAGTTCTGCTGATGGGGCATTCAATGGGTGGCAAGGTAGCGATGCAGCTTGCCCTGCAAGCACCTTCATTAATTGAACGCCTGATAGTGGTCGATATAGCCCCTGTGCACTATCCCCGACATCATGACGATGTTTTTCGCGGCCTTGAGCAACTTGATCTGACACAGCTGACAAGTCGCTCTCAAGCTGACCAGCAGCTACAGCCGTATATAGAAGACAGCAGTGTGCGCTTGTTTCTGCTGAAAAACCTCTACCGTAATGAGTCAGGGCAATTTGCCTGGCGTTTCAACCTGACCACTCTCCGTGAGGACTACGACCAGATTAGTCAAGCACCGTCAGGCAGTCCCTATCAGGGCCCCACATTATTTATCAAAGGAGAACGCTCAGCCTATATTACAGCCGAGTATAGGGATGCCATTGTGCAGTTATTCCCACAGGCGGGTTACAAAGTAATACAGAATGCAGGCCACTGGCCTCATGCAGAGAAGCCGGAACTCTTTTTACGAATAGTGAATCGATTTCTGCAAGCAGATAACTAA
- a CDS encoding cytochrome b/b6 domain-containing protein, translated as MKLHKVKVWDGSTRVFHWGLVGLIAGLWISAELGYMDWHTRFGYAVMVLLLFRWGWGFCGSFYSRFSEFIKKPGQVVFYLQSRQYSGPVPSLGHNPLGGWMVVALLLTLSLQVTSGLLANDDIFTTGALAFLVSKEASDVLTTLHKGLFNVLLGLFALHVLAVIVHEMKGEKLVRAMIRGWKLSDEYIAVPAAGRGRVLLVWGLSLMLVLLMLKWAPVADF; from the coding sequence TTGAAATTGCATAAGGTTAAGGTCTGGGATGGTTCTACCCGAGTTTTTCACTGGGGGCTGGTGGGACTGATAGCAGGGTTGTGGATCAGCGCTGAGCTCGGTTATATGGACTGGCACACCCGTTTTGGCTATGCCGTCATGGTGCTGCTGCTTTTTCGCTGGGGTTGGGGATTCTGTGGGAGCTTCTACTCTCGCTTTTCTGAATTTATAAAAAAGCCTGGTCAAGTGGTGTTCTATCTGCAGTCTCGTCAGTATTCAGGCCCGGTGCCCAGTCTGGGACATAACCCTTTGGGTGGTTGGATGGTGGTAGCGCTGCTGTTGACGTTAAGTCTGCAAGTCACATCAGGGCTGCTGGCCAATGACGATATCTTTACTACAGGGGCATTGGCTTTTCTCGTCAGTAAGGAGGCGAGTGATGTTCTGACCACTCTGCACAAAGGTCTGTTTAATGTATTGCTCGGGCTTTTTGCCTTGCATGTGCTGGCGGTTATTGTTCATGAAATGAAAGGTGAAAAGCTGGTTCGAGCAATGATTAGAGGCTGGAAACTCAGCGATGAATATATTGCGGTGCCTGCTGCTGGCAGGGGGCGGGTATTGTTGGTATGGGGGCTTTCCCTAATGCTGGTTTTGTTGATGCTCAAGTGGGCGCCCGTAGCGGATTTCTGA
- the rpsJ gene encoding 30S ribosomal protein S10 — MQNQKIRIRLKAFDHRLIDSSAQEIVETAKRTGAQVRGPIPLPTRKERFTVLISPHVNKDARDQYEIRTFKRVLDIVDPTEKTVDALMKLDLAAGVDVQISLG; from the coding sequence ATGCAAAACCAGAAAATTCGCATTCGGTTGAAAGCGTTTGATCACCGCCTGATCGACTCTTCCGCTCAGGAGATCGTTGAGACTGCTAAGCGGACTGGCGCTCAGGTGCGTGGTCCTATCCCGCTTCCTACCCGTAAAGAGCGTTTCACTGTGCTAATTTCTCCGCACGTGAACAAAGACGCTCGCGATCAGTACGAAATTCGTACTTTTAAACGTGTCCTCGACATTGTCGATCCAACTGAAAAAACAGTTGATGCGCTGATGAAGCTGGACCTGGCTGCAGGTGTCGACGTACAGATCAGCCTGGGTTAA